The Ictalurus furcatus strain D&B chromosome 5, Billie_1.0, whole genome shotgun sequence genome includes a region encoding these proteins:
- the adra1aa gene encoding adrenoceptor alpha 1Aa, whose product MPKHYEHMIPVGENMNPWIQNCTNCSQALVMELNITKAIVLSFVLSVFVIFGVLGNILVILSVACHHSLRTVTHYFIVNLAVADLLLSSTVLPFSAIFEMLGHWVFGRVFCDVWAAMDVLCCTASIMSLCVISVDRYIGVSYPLRYPAIVTEKRALLALMGIWALSITISIGPLFGWKEPAPEDEYMCKITEEPGYAIFSAVGSFYLPLVVILVMYCRVYVVARRETYSLRKGHKTEKAHHAEAVTLRIHRGNTTVVEDETLRSRTHFTIRLLKFSREKKAAKTLGIVVGCFVLCWLPFFLVLPIGSIFPAYRPSDTVFKITFWLGYFNSCINPIIYPCSSQEFKKAFLSVLGVHCLHRSTRPTYPLCQGQAASHTQSHLLTLGSESRSEPSHLSRSSSVVLSRTPSSSPVGGIGVSVGVSAGAKAAGVCSKNLLRTCCCAGDYPARTQPPACHSLPVIKIHQLSLCENGEAV is encoded by the exons ATGCCCAAACATTATGAACACATGATTCCTGTTGGGGAGAACATGAATCCATGGATTCAGAACTGCACAAACTGTAGCCAAGCCCTGGTAATGGAGCTGAACATCACAAAGGCCATTGTTCTGAGCTTTGTGCTAtctgtttttgttatatttgGAGTACTGGGCAACATCTTGGTCATCCTTTCAGTGGCTTGCCACCACAGCCTTCGAACTGTCACACATTACTTTATTGTAAACCTGGCAGTGGCTGACCTCTTGCTGAGCTCCACTGTGCTTCCATTCTCTGCCATTTTTGAGATGCTGGGCCACTGGGTGTTCGGCAGGGTTTTCTGCGATGTCTGGGCCGCCATGGATGTGCTTTGCTGCACAGCATCCATTATGAGCCTGTGTGTGATCTCTGTGGACCGCTACATTGGGGTTAGTTACCCACTACGCTACCCAGCCATTGTGACTGAGAAGCGGGCATTGTTGGCACTTATGGGAATTTGGGCTCTGTCCATTACCATCTCCATTGGACCACTATTTGGCTGGAAGGAACCAGCACCAGAGGATGAGTACATGTGTAAAATCACAGAGGAACCTGGCTACGCCATTTTTTCTGCAGTGGGCTCTTTCTATCTCCCCCTAGTGGTTATCCTGGTTATGTATTGCCGTGTGTACGTGGTGGCCCGCAGGGAGACATACAGCCTTAGGAAAGGTCACAAGACGGAGAAGGCACACCACGCAGAAGCAGTGACTTTGCGGATACACCGAGGCAACACCACTGTGGTGGAGGATGAAACGTTGAGGAGCCGCACTCACTTCACAATCCGCCTACTTAAGTTCTCCAGAGAGAAAAAGGCTGCGAAAACCCTGGGCATTGTGGTTGGGTGTTTTGTTCTCTGCTGGCTGCCATTCTTCCTGGTTCTGCCTATTG GATCCATCTTCCCGGCTTACCGGCCCTCAGACACGGTCTTCAAAATCACCTTCTGGCTTGGGTACTTCAACAGCTGTATCAACCCAATCATCTACCCATGCTCCAGCCAGGAGTTTAAGAAAGCTTTTCTGAGCGTGCTGGGTGTTCACTGTCTGCACCGCAGCACCAGACCCACATACCCGCTGTGCCAGGGCCAAGCTGCCAgccacacacagtcacacctgCTCACATTGGGCTCAGAGAGCCGCAGTGAGCCTTCACATCTCAGCCGGTCATCCTCTGTGGTCCTTTCCCGTACCCCCTCATCTTCCCCAGTGGGGGGGATAGGAGTCAGCGTTGGGGTCAGTGCTGGGGCGAAGGCAGCAGGGGTGTGCAGTAAGAACCTGCTGAGGACATGTTGTTGTGCTGGGGACTACCCAGCACGGACTCAGCCTCCTGCATGCCATTCTCTGCCTGTTATTAAGATTCATCAGCTTTCTCTGTGTGAGAATGGTGAAGCAGTGTGA